The proteins below come from a single Fusobacterium sp. JB019 genomic window:
- a CDS encoding sigma 54-interacting transcriptional regulator: MKDKDYYLSREIFEQLSSMTDDGFIVVNREGEVIHINQKYCDFLGTSEKEALGKSILKIIPNSMMLDVMEKKYCEECVIQTYISGTEAEKGAIVSRSYVEDKSGEVIAGVAQVKFRIQTLDIAQKLMKNYIELKYYREEYVKNNKLNLSFETMVGDSNSFLRVKKLGIKASKTSFPVFLTGNTGTGKEVLAKAIHLNSNRKNRPMVSINCAAIPENLLESELFGYEEGAFTGARKGGKKGKFLIASEGTLFLDEIGDMSLGMQAKLLRVLQENEIDPIGSTCSVPINVRIIAATKKNIEKMVEVGEFREDLYYRLNVLRIELPNLNERRTDILKLADYFLNKLNVEYNTVKGFSKEVKQCLEKFNWPGNIRELDNVIKSAYAISDDLIIKLIDLPSKISFYTKEKNLKNKENFGNLNMSVGEYEKNVILNILKVSKNCQEASDRLGIHRSALYKKIKKYKIEKDF, encoded by the coding sequence ATGAAAGATAAAGATTATTATTTGAGTAGAGAAATATTTGAACAACTATCTTCTATGACAGATGATGGTTTTATAGTTGTTAACAGAGAAGGGGAAGTAATTCATATAAATCAAAAATATTGTGATTTTTTAGGAACAAGTGAAAAAGAAGCGTTAGGGAAATCTATATTAAAAATAATACCTAATAGTATGATGCTTGATGTTATGGAAAAAAAATATTGTGAAGAATGTGTAATTCAAACATATATTTCAGGAACAGAAGCAGAAAAAGGAGCGATTGTTAGTCGTTCTTATGTTGAGGATAAATCAGGAGAAGTTATAGCTGGAGTGGCTCAAGTAAAGTTTAGAATACAAACTTTAGATATAGCTCAAAAATTAATGAAAAATTATATAGAACTAAAGTATTATAGAGAAGAATATGTTAAGAATAATAAGCTTAATTTATCTTTCGAAACTATGGTAGGAGATTCAAATAGTTTTTTAAGAGTTAAAAAATTGGGAATAAAAGCTTCTAAAACAAGTTTTCCTGTTTTTTTAACAGGAAATACAGGAACAGGAAAAGAAGTATTGGCTAAAGCAATTCATTTAAATAGTAATAGAAAAAATCGTCCTATGGTAAGTATCAATTGTGCTGCAATTCCTGAAAATTTATTAGAAAGTGAATTATTCGGATATGAAGAAGGAGCTTTTACTGGAGCTAGAAAAGGTGGTAAAAAAGGTAAATTTTTGATAGCAAGTGAAGGAACTTTATTTTTAGATGAAATAGGGGATATGTCTCTTGGAATGCAAGCTAAATTATTGAGAGTTTTACAAGAAAATGAAATAGATCCAATAGGAAGCACGTGTTCTGTTCCTATAAACGTAAGAATTATAGCAGCAACAAAGAAAAATATTGAAAAAATGGTTGAAGTAGGAGAATTTAGAGAGGATTTATATTATAGGTTAAATGTACTTAGAATAGAACTTCCAAATTTAAATGAAAGAAGAACAGATATTTTGAAATTGGCAGATTATTTTTTAAACAAATTAAATGTAGAATATAATACAGTGAAAGGATTTTCTAAAGAAGTAAAACAATGTTTAGAGAAATTTAATTGGCCAGGAAATATTAGAGAACTGGATAATGTTATAAAAAGTGCTTATGCTATAAGTGATGATTTAATAATAAAATTGATTGATTTACCTTCTAAAATTTCATTTTATACTAAAGAAAAAAATCTAAAAAATAAAGAAAATTTTGGTAATTTAAACATGTCGGTAGGAGAATATGAAAAAAATGTTATTTTAAATATATTAAAAGTTTCTAAAAATTGTCAAGAAGCTTCAGATAGATTAGGAATTCATAGAAGTGCTTTATATAAAAAGATAAAAAAATATAAAATAGAAAAAGACTTTTAA
- a CDS encoding DUF134 domain-containing protein: MARPKKFKNICELPKYNSFKQDDPLMGNFLENILSLEEYETIRLIDHENMTQEECSLQIGVSRPSVQLLYTRARKKIANFIVNGGLLKIEGGNYKICTKPKRNCKRKGCYQQKNKEDF, translated from the coding sequence ATGGCTCGACCTAAAAAATTTAAAAATATATGTGAATTGCCTAAATATAATAGTTTTAAACAAGATGATCCTCTTATGGGCAACTTTTTAGAAAATATCCTTTCATTAGAAGAATATGAAACTATTAGGCTTATTGATCATGAAAATATGACCCAAGAAGAATGTTCTTTACAAATAGGAGTGTCACGTCCTAGTGTACAACTTTTATATACTCGCGCTAGAAAAAAAATTGCCAATTTTATAGTTAACGGAGGCTTATTAAAAATTGAAGGTGGAAATTATAAAATTTGTACTAAACCTAAAAGAAACTGTAAAAGAAAAGGATGTTATCAACAAAAAAACAAAGAAGACTTTTAA
- a CDS encoding DUF5320 domain-containing protein produces the protein MPRRDGTGPMGTGPINGVCVNNSNNSNLRIKRRGFNFGFKQDYSSITKEALLEEKNFLENRLKEIEEILK, from the coding sequence ATGCCTAGAAGAGATGGTACTGGTCCAATGGGAACTGGCCCTATAAATGGAGTTTGCGTTAATAATAGCAATAATTCTAATTTAAGAATTAAGAGAAGAGGATTTAATTTTGGATTTAAACAAGATTATTCTTCTATTACAAAAGAAGCTTTACTTGAAGAGAAAAACTTTTTAGAAAATAGACTTAAAGAAATTGAAGAAATTCTTAAATAA